A genomic region of Arachis stenosperma cultivar V10309 chromosome 9, arast.V10309.gnm1.PFL2, whole genome shotgun sequence contains the following coding sequences:
- the LOC130951290 gene encoding uncharacterized protein LOC130951290 → MDHTRCWFNRFKSKDKVPSTKHKDTMSTGKEGSRPPTNEEAPSSATKQRVAAAKQFIENHYKKQMKDLQERKERRNMLEKKLADAEVSEEEQNNLLKYFEKKEREYMRLQRHKMGADDFEPLTMIGKGAFGEVRICREKATGHVYAMKKLKKSEMLRRGQVEHVKAERNLLAEVDSNCIVKLYYSFQDEEYLYLIMEYLPGGDMMTLLMRKDILTEDEARFYVGETVLAIESIHKHNYIHRDIKPDNLLLDRNGHMKLSDFGLCKPLDCSNLQETDFSMGNNRSGALRSDGHPVAPKRTQQEQLQHWQKNRRTLAYSTVGTPDYIAPEVLLKKGYGMECDWWSLGAIMYEMLVGYPPFYSDEPMLTCRKIVNWRTHLKFPEEAKLSPEAKDLISRLLCNMEQRLGTKGAYEIKAHPWFKGIEWDKLYQMKAAFIPEVNGELDTQNFEKFEECDNQTQPSSKSGPWRKMLSSKDINFVGYTYKNYEIVNDDQLPGIAELKKKNTKTKRPSIRTLFDDESAMAANQPGQGSFLKLLPTQPEVPEKSEYQ, encoded by the exons ATGGATCATACAAGGTGTTGGTTTAATAGGTTCAAGTCAAAAGATAAAGTGCCGTCTACAAAACATAAGGATACTATGAGCACCGGAAAAGAAGGGTCAAGACCTCCAACAAACGAAGAAGCACCTTCCAGTGCAACCAAACAGAGGGTCGCAGCTGCGAAACAGTTCATAGAAAACCATTATAAAAAGCAGATGAAGGATCTGCAGGAGAGGAAGGAACG ACGGAATATGCTTGAAAAGAAATTGGCTGATGCTGAAGTCTCCGAGGAAGAGCAGAACAACCTGCTTAAGTATTTTGAGAAAAAGGAGAGGGAATACATGCGCCTTCAGAGGCATAAGATGGGGGCTGATGATTTTGAACCCCTGACTATGATAGGGAAGGGTGCGTTTGGAGAG GTCAGGATCTGCCGTGAGAAAGCAACTGGTCATGTATATGCtatgaagaaactcaagaaatCAGAGATGCTTCGCAGAGGGCAG GTTGAACATGTTAAAGCCGAGAGGAACTTACTTGCAGAAGTTGACAGCAATTGCATTGTAAAGCTTTATTATTCCTTTCAAGATGAAGAGTACTTATATCTCATCATGGAGTATCTACCTGGTGGTGATATGATGACGCTGCTCATGCGGAAGGATATACTGACAGAAGACGAGGCAAGGTTCTATGTAGGAGAGACTGTCCTTGCTATCGAGTCTATTCataaacataattatattcATCG GGATATCAAGCCTGACAATTTGCTGCTGGATAGAAATGGTCACATGAAATTATCAGATTTTGGATTATGTAAACCACTAGACTGCAGTAATCTTCAGGAAACGGATTTCTCTATGGGAAATAACAGAAGTGGTGCCCTTCGGAGTGATGGACATCCTGTGGCTCCTAAAAGAACTCAACAAGAGCAACTGCAGCATTGGCAGAAAAATAGGCGAACACTT GCCTATTCTACGGTTGGAACACCTGACTATATTGCCCCTGAGGTTTTACTGAAGAAAGGATATGGCATGGAATGTGATTG GTGGTCTCTGGGAGCTATAATGTATGAAATGCTGGTGGGGTATCCACCCTTCTATTCCGATGAACCAATGTTGACTTGTAGAAAG ATAGTAAATTGGAGAACTCATTTAAAATTTCCCGAAGAAGCTAAACTCTCGCCTGAGGCAAAAGATCTTATTAGTCGTCTTCTATGTAATATGGAACAGAGGCTTGGAACCAAAGGAGCCTATGAAATAAAG GCTCACCCATGGTTCAAAGGTATTGAGTGGGACAAGTTGTACCAAATGAAAGCTGCTTTTATTCCTGAGGTCAATGGTGAATTAGAtactcaaaatttcgaaaagtTTGAGGAg TGCGATAACCAAACTCAACCTTCCTCAAAATCAGGACCATGGAGAAAG ATGCTGTCATCTAAGGACATTAACTTCGTCGGATACACATATAAGAACTATGAAATTGTGAATGATGATCAACTACCTGGAATTG CtgagttgaagaagaagaacacaaaaACTAAAAGGCCATCAATTAGGACCCTATTTG ATGACGAATCAGCTATGGCTGCGAATCAACCTGGCCAAGGGAGCTTCTTAAAACTCTTACCTACTCAACCAGAGGTTCCTGAGAAGAGTGAATACCAATGA